The Streptococcaceae bacterium ESL0729 genome has a segment encoding these proteins:
- a CDS encoding restriction endonuclease subunit S, with protein MTKWKIVKLGTICTKISSGATPTGGKSAYKPSGIALIRSQNILDFAFDKSGLAFIDDIQANKLNNVEVCSGDILLNITGDSVARCCIVPNEYLPARVNQHVMIIRPDDSVADNRYIFYFLQYVKSLMLQLSSAGATRKALTKKMIEELEIPLPSLAIQKSIGDTLSILDDKIEKNRKINHHLVA; from the coding sequence ATGACCAAGTGGAAAATCGTAAAGCTAGGCACGATTTGTACAAAGATTAGTAGTGGCGCAACTCCAACTGGGGGTAAAAGTGCTTATAAACCTTCTGGAATAGCATTGATTCGCAGTCAAAATATTTTAGATTTTGCTTTTGATAAAAGTGGATTGGCATTTATTGATGATATTCAAGCTAATAAGTTAAATAATGTAGAAGTGTGTTCGGGAGATATATTATTGAATATTACTGGGGATTCCGTGGCAAGATGTTGCATAGTTCCTAATGAATATCTTCCTGCTAGAGTTAACCAACATGTTATGATTATACGGCCCGATGATTCTGTAGCAGATAATAGGTATATTTTTTATTTTCTCCAGTACGTCAAAAGCTTGATGTTGCAGCTTTCCTCAGCTGGTGCAACTCGTAAAGCCTTAACTAAAAAAATGATTGAGGAGTTGGAAATACCTCTTCCATCACTAGCAATTCAGAAATCTATCGGAGATACGTTATCTATACTTGATGATAAAATTGAGAAGAACAGGAAGATAAATCATCATTTAGTGGCTTAG
- a CDS encoding dihydroorotate oxidase — protein MANLRASFIGHTYDNPFMNASGVHCMDSLELDQLAESQAGSFVTKSATQEARLGNPEPRYVNLDLGSINSMGLPNKGLDYYLDYAIKRQEAYPNSPFVMSVASYKGFDEYVENMRTIQDSDYTGLVELNLSCPNVPGKPQMAYDFEDTEKLLKEIFAFYTKPFGVKLPPYFDIMHFDKIASVLNQFDLKFVNCVNSIGNGLYIDEATDTVVIKPKGGFGGIGGEYIKPTALANVRALKERLNPSIEIIGTGGIINGRDAYEHLLCGASMLQVGTQLQKEGLGVFDRLNQELLEILEAKGFDSIDDFKGKLKTID, from the coding sequence ATGGCAAATTTAAGAGCAAGTTTTATTGGACACACCTATGACAATCCTTTTATGAACGCATCAGGTGTTCACTGTATGGATTCCTTAGAACTAGACCAGCTGGCAGAATCACAGGCTGGATCATTTGTTACCAAATCAGCGACCCAAGAAGCCCGTCTTGGAAATCCAGAACCTCGTTATGTTAATCTGGACCTTGGAAGCATTAACTCCATGGGTCTTCCCAACAAGGGACTTGATTATTACCTTGATTATGCCATTAAAAGGCAAGAAGCTTATCCAAATTCACCTTTTGTCATGAGTGTTGCTTCATACAAGGGCTTTGATGAGTATGTCGAAAACATGAGAACAATTCAAGATAGCGACTATACAGGGCTTGTTGAGCTTAATCTTTCTTGTCCAAATGTTCCTGGAAAACCTCAAATGGCCTATGATTTTGAGGATACTGAAAAACTTCTCAAGGAGATTTTCGCCTTCTATACCAAGCCTTTTGGAGTTAAACTTCCACCTTACTTTGACATCATGCACTTTGATAAGATTGCTAGCGTCCTTAATCAATTTGACTTAAAATTTGTTAACTGCGTTAATTCAATCGGTAACGGCCTTTATATTGATGAGGCTACAGACACTGTTGTCATCAAGCCAAAGGGTGGTTTTGGAGGAATCGGGGGCGAATATATTAAACCTACAGCTCTTGCCAATGTCCGTGCCCTTAAAGAACGTCTGAATCCAAGTATCGAAATCATTGGAACTGGTGGAATTATAAATGGGCGTGATGCTTATGAACACCTACTTTGCGGGGCTTCCATGCTACAAGTTGGAACCCAGCTTCAAAAAGAAGGACTCGGTGTGTTTGACCGCCTGAACCAAGAACTTCTTGAAATCCTTGAAGCCAAAGGATTTGATTCAATTGATGACTTCAAAGGAAAACTCAAGACCATTGACTAA
- a CDS encoding acyl carrier protein has translation MAVFEKVQEIIVEELGKDASEITLETTFDSLDADSLDIFQIINEIEDEYDIAIETEDGLNTVGDLVAFVNEKIAE, from the coding sequence ATGGCAGTATTTGAAAAAGTTCAAGAAATTATCGTTGAAGAATTAGGTAAAGACGCAAGCGAAATCACATTAGAAACAACATTTGATTCACTTGACGCTGACTCACTTGATATCTTCCAAATTATTAACGAAATTGAAGACGAATACGATATCGCTATTGAAACTGAAGATGGTTTAAATACAGTTGGTGACTTAGTAGCCTTCGTAAATGAAAAAATTGCTGAATAA
- a CDS encoding nitronate monooxygenase — MKLPELKIGDLTAKIPIIQGGMGIGISLNRLAGSVAAQGGIGILSTAQIGYQEEGFKRSSVRTNLKAIKTQLDKARSFAQGGILGFNVMVASFRYDDVVKATVEAGADVIISGAGLPMNLPELVGNAKTRIAPIVSSVKAAKIILRNWAKKYNRTADFVVIEGPKAGGHLGFKADQIEEAILTMDEEVVKIIEHVREYEEKFNQSIPVIFAGGVWNRSDIDHYLSLGCSGVQMATRFIGTEECDAPDDFKDRFLKATEDDIHLTTSPVGLPGRAIDNKFTEIITKGAPAYKAQEDPKTPIIPIAGCLNCLQKKLCDRKTIPYCISEALLNSVEHNTDMGLIFSGSNGYRINEITTVKAIFDELKG; from the coding sequence ATGAAACTACCAGAATTAAAAATAGGTGATTTAACTGCCAAAATCCCAATTATACAAGGGGGAATGGGGATTGGAATTTCCCTCAATCGTCTTGCAGGATCTGTTGCTGCCCAGGGTGGAATTGGGATTCTCTCAACTGCACAAATTGGTTATCAGGAGGAGGGTTTTAAACGTTCTTCGGTCAGAACCAACTTAAAAGCCATTAAAACTCAGCTTGATAAGGCACGTAGTTTTGCCCAGGGTGGAATTCTTGGGTTTAATGTAATGGTAGCAAGTTTTCGCTATGATGATGTGGTCAAGGCAACCGTTGAGGCTGGGGCTGATGTCATTATTTCAGGGGCTGGTCTACCCATGAACCTGCCTGAACTTGTTGGAAATGCGAAAACCAGGATTGCTCCAATCGTCTCATCTGTTAAGGCGGCTAAGATTATCCTCCGTAACTGGGCTAAAAAATATAATAGGACAGCTGATTTTGTCGTGATTGAAGGACCTAAGGCAGGGGGCCACCTTGGTTTTAAGGCTGACCAAATCGAAGAGGCCATCCTTACCATGGATGAGGAGGTTGTAAAAATCATTGAGCATGTCAGGGAGTATGAGGAAAAATTCAACCAATCAATTCCTGTTATCTTTGCTGGTGGTGTTTGGAACCGAAGTGATATCGACCACTATCTAAGCCTTGGATGCTCTGGAGTCCAGATGGCTACACGTTTTATCGGAACTGAGGAATGTGATGCCCCAGATGACTTCAAAGACCGCTTTCTTAAGGCAACAGAAGATGATATCCACCTAACGACATCACCTGTTGGCCTTCCGGGGCGTGCCATTGATAATAAATTTACTGAAATAATTACCAAGGGAGCTCCTGCCTACAAGGCCCAAGAAGACCCTAAAACTCCGATTATCCCCATTGCTGGCTGCCTCAACTGCCTGCAAAAGAAATTGTGTGACAGAAAAACCATTCCCTACTGCATCAGTGAGGCCCTCCTCAACTCTGTTGAACATAATACAGATATGGGACTTATCTTCTCAGGGTCAAATGGTTACCGAATCAATGAAATCACAACGGTTAAGGCAATTTTTGACGAACTCAAAGGATAA
- a CDS encoding ketoacyl-ACP synthase III, whose translation MTFARIVSAAHYAPDQLVSNDDLGKIMETSDEWIASRTGIRRRHISRDENTSDLAAKVAKDLLEKSSIQASELDFIIVATISPDGNMPSTASLVQAKIGAVNAFAFDLTAACSGFVYALSLADKLLVSGCYQKGVVIGAEVLSKVVDWSDRTTSVLFGDGAGGVLLEANSESPLIMAESLKSDGSRAMSLTSNLTAPSSPFSSENDTDDLFLRMDGRAIFDFAVRDVPKNICTSLEAAGLDAADVDYFLMHQANARILDKLARKVGVDRQKFLQNMQEYGNTSAASIPILLSEAVEEGIIKLDGSQRIVMTGFGGGLTWGTLVVRI comes from the coding sequence ATGACCTTTGCAAGAATAGTAAGTGCAGCCCACTACGCACCAGATCAGCTTGTTAGTAATGATGATTTGGGAAAAATCATGGAGACATCAGATGAGTGGATTGCCAGCAGAACAGGAATTAGAAGGCGTCATATTTCAAGGGATGAAAATACGTCTGATCTAGCAGCTAAGGTTGCAAAAGACCTGCTTGAAAAATCTTCCATCCAGGCTTCGGAGCTTGATTTCATTATCGTTGCGACCATCTCACCAGATGGGAACATGCCAAGTACGGCCTCACTTGTCCAGGCCAAAATTGGAGCAGTGAATGCCTTTGCCTTTGACCTTACAGCAGCCTGTAGTGGCTTTGTCTATGCCTTATCCCTCGCTGATAAGCTCTTAGTAAGTGGCTGCTATCAAAAGGGAGTTGTTATTGGAGCAGAGGTTCTTTCAAAGGTTGTTGACTGGTCAGACAGGACAACTAGTGTTCTCTTTGGTGACGGGGCGGGGGGAGTCTTGCTTGAAGCAAATTCTGAAAGCCCCTTAATCATGGCTGAATCCTTAAAATCTGATGGTAGCCGGGCCATGAGCCTTACTAGTAATTTAACGGCTCCAAGCTCCCCATTTTCATCTGAAAATGACACTGACGATTTATTTTTAAGGATGGATGGTCGGGCAATCTTTGACTTTGCTGTTAGGGATGTACCCAAAAATATTTGTACTAGTTTAGAGGCAGCAGGACTTGATGCAGCTGATGTTGATTATTTTTTAATGCATCAGGCCAATGCAAGGATTTTAGATAAGCTTGCCCGCAAGGTGGGTGTTGATCGCCAAAAATTCCTACAAAACATGCAAGAATATGGTAATACAAGTGCCGCAAGCATTCCCATTCTTCTGTCAGAAGCAGTAGAAGAAGGAATCATCAAATTAGATGGCAGTCAAAGGATTGTTATGACCGGATTTGGTGGAGGCTTGACATGGGGAACACTTGTTGTTAGAATTTAG
- a CDS encoding GIY-YIG nuclease family protein, translated as MARGKNIQLFLMDGTPKGRIKCTLANWTGLAYKIPRTELDRAKDIDFLNQSGIYFLFGKSDEDNQGIIYVGQAGLRKNGNGILNRLFEHRRNLDKDYWTEALVLTTSNDTFGPTEISYLENQFTKLARDNNRYLVKNGIEPSLGHVTEEKESELEEYIDYAKIITGVLGYRVFEPLIESDFQEIKTEAIDDGPLLKLKFKPRNEKQIEACGKQTSEGFVVLKGSKLRAKTAPSMVKGALLMRKKVKINNQKFILLEDVLFTSPSTAASFITGSSVNGRDVWKDEQDRSINDLEQDQ; from the coding sequence ATGGCGCGTGGGAAAAATATCCAACTTTTTTTAATGGATGGAACACCTAAGGGAAGAATAAAGTGCACTCTAGCAAACTGGACAGGGCTTGCCTATAAGATTCCAAGGACTGAACTTGACCGAGCAAAAGACATCGACTTTCTCAATCAAAGCGGAATCTATTTTCTATTTGGTAAGTCTGATGAAGACAATCAAGGAATTATCTATGTCGGCCAAGCTGGTCTTCGGAAAAACGGAAATGGAATTTTAAATCGCCTTTTTGAACACCGAAGAAATCTAGACAAGGATTATTGGACTGAGGCACTGGTACTCACGACCTCAAATGATACCTTTGGTCCTACTGAAATAAGTTACCTGGAAAATCAATTTACTAAACTTGCTCGCGATAATAATCGTTATCTTGTTAAAAACGGGATAGAGCCAAGCCTAGGGCATGTAACCGAAGAAAAAGAATCAGAACTTGAGGAATACATTGACTATGCTAAGATTATAACAGGTGTACTGGGCTATAGGGTATTTGAACCCCTAATAGAATCGGATTTTCAAGAAATTAAGACAGAAGCAATTGATGATGGCCCCCTTTTAAAATTAAAATTCAAACCACGTAATGAAAAACAAATAGAGGCTTGTGGTAAACAAACCAGCGAGGGATTTGTTGTCCTTAAAGGAAGTAAACTGCGTGCAAAAACAGCTCCTTCAATGGTTAAAGGAGCCCTCCTTATGCGAAAAAAAGTTAAAATCAATAATCAAAAATTTATTCTCTTAGAAGACGTCCTATTTACAAGCCCTTCAACTGCTGCATCATTTATTACAGGCAGTTCTGTTAATGGACGAGATGTTTGGAAAGATGAGCAAGATAGATCAATAAATGACCTTGAGCAAGATCAATAA
- a CDS encoding site-specific integrase: MKDMLISEVQNGMKKKLTVEQLNDLGLVLMSVLTNYEIVEKTSEFKADSNESLLAKFIAAKRIEGCSEKSLKYYQTTILKMLVDVNKEVRNVLTEDLRCYLANYQSSRNSSKVTIDNMRRIFSSFFSWLEDEDYILKSPVRRIRKIKTDKIIKETLSDEGLELLRDACTEVRDLAMIDLLASTGMRVGELEKLNREDINFHERECLVFGKGNSERLVYFDARTKIHLLNYLESRSDSNPALFISLNKPYARLSIGGVEARLKAIGEKAQLQKIHPHKFRRTLATRAIDKGMPIEQVQHLLGHVKIETTMHYAMVNQSNVKNSHRKFIG, encoded by the coding sequence ATGAAAGATATGTTGATTTCGGAAGTTCAAAATGGGATGAAGAAGAAGCTTACTGTTGAACAGCTAAATGATTTAGGACTTGTGCTTATGTCTGTTTTAACAAATTATGAGATTGTGGAGAAAACTAGTGAATTTAAAGCTGATTCCAATGAATCTTTACTAGCCAAGTTCATTGCAGCCAAAAGAATTGAAGGTTGTAGTGAGAAGTCTTTGAAGTATTATCAGACTACAATTTTAAAAATGCTTGTTGATGTAAATAAAGAGGTTAGAAATGTTTTAACAGAAGATTTGCGTTGTTACCTGGCTAATTATCAGTCAAGTAGGAATTCGAGCAAGGTTACAATTGATAATATGAGACGGATTTTCAGCAGTTTTTTTAGCTGGCTGGAGGATGAGGATTATATTTTGAAAAGTCCCGTCCGTAGGATTAGAAAAATTAAGACGGATAAAATCATCAAGGAAACCTTAAGTGATGAGGGGTTGGAACTTTTGAGAGACGCTTGCACTGAAGTTAGAGATTTGGCTATGATTGACCTTCTGGCTTCAACAGGTATGCGGGTTGGGGAACTTGAAAAACTTAATCGAGAAGATATAAACTTTCATGAGCGAGAATGTCTAGTTTTTGGGAAAGGGAACAGTGAGAGACTGGTATATTTTGATGCTCGAACTAAAATTCACCTGTTAAATTATCTGGAAAGCAGAAGTGACAGTAACCCAGCTCTTTTCATTTCATTAAATAAGCCTTATGCTAGGCTATCAATTGGGGGAGTAGAAGCTCGACTAAAAGCAATCGGTGAAAAAGCTCAGCTTCAAAAGATACATCCGCACAAGTTTAGAAGAACTCTTGCGACTAGAGCAATAGACAAGGGAATGCCCATAGAACAGGTCCAACATCTTTTAGGACATGTAAAAATAGAAACAACCATGCATTATGCAATGGTAAATCAGTCAAATGTGAAAAATTCACATCGTAAATTTATAGGATAG
- a CDS encoding type I restriction endonuclease subunit R yields MYFTEDKYENAMIELFEQHLGYDYLHGPDIERDYREPYYLADLISSLERINASLPQDAINEALSKITRLGLGSLIEKNKLVTDWIQNGVEVSYFDGNEERYSLVKLVDYENIDLNSFKVINQWTVIENSEKRPDIIVFLNGLPLVVFELKSPSRTSTDFYDAYLQLKTYQKEIPGLFSYNAFSVTTDLATSKAGTITANEDRYMEWKTIDGSYENTQHAQWDTLVEGIFDKKRFLNILKNFICFSGDTKILAAYHQYYAVNKAVVSTEHAAETEGKDRGKGGVFWHTQGSGKSLSMVFYTHELQEVMGSPTVVVITDRNDLDNQLFSQFSKCKDFLRQEPIQAGSREHLKNLLSDRKANGIIFTTMQKFEELDEPLSERRNIVVMADEAHRGQYGLREKVDAKTGKITVGTARIIRDQLPNATYIGFTGTPISAKDKSTTEVFGDYIDIYDMTQAVEDRATRPVFYESRVIHLNLDDNILRKIDDEYALMADEAEEYAIERSKRELGRLESILGADQTVDALVKDIIDHYENFRENELTGKAMVVAYSRPIAMKIYKRMLELRPSWKEKIGVVMTSNNNDPENWHEIVGNKHHKNEMARKFKDNEDPFKIAIVVDMWLTGFDVPSLATMYVYKPMKGHNLMQAIARVNRVYGEKVGGLVVDYIGIAGALKEAMNDYTKRDKGNFGDPDIAKTALPRFKEKLECCRELLCGYDYSGMFAASTTDLARSRLISGGTNFLLAPQRQDEKERFIREATLLRQAASLCSSLLRPEERYELAYFEAVRTLLTRITGADKPLSFREINERINNLIEASIHTKGVINLFSTADSDFSLFDSKFLEEVSKMKEKNIAVEILKKLLVEQIRIYQRINLVQSEKFSDKLSRAMNTYINGLLTNEEVIKELMDMAKDMVKLSREANELNLTPEEQAFYDALTQPKAVKDFYNNDQLLNMVHELTDMLRKNRTIDWQLKESTRAGMRRMIKRLLRKYKYPPEEQVEALKTVLRQAEMWADAGEGSYSDEEISNNYLFAAEENGYYSTVE; encoded by the coding sequence ATGTATTTTACTGAAGATAAGTATGAAAATGCTATGATTGAGTTGTTTGAACAACATCTAGGCTATGATTATTTACATGGCCCTGATATTGAAAGGGATTACCGTGAACCTTATTATCTTGCTGATCTTATTTCATCACTTGAAAGAATAAATGCATCTCTTCCTCAAGATGCAATTAATGAAGCTCTTAGCAAAATAACACGATTGGGACTTGGAAGTTTAATTGAGAAAAATAAGTTAGTTACGGATTGGATCCAAAATGGAGTTGAAGTTTCTTATTTCGATGGGAATGAGGAAAGATATTCGCTTGTTAAGCTTGTCGACTATGAAAATATTGACCTAAACTCATTCAAAGTCATTAATCAATGGACAGTAATAGAAAATAGTGAAAAAAGGCCAGATATAATTGTATTTTTAAATGGACTACCACTTGTTGTATTTGAATTAAAAAGTCCATCTAGAACAAGTACAGATTTTTATGATGCCTACCTTCAGCTTAAGACCTATCAAAAAGAAATTCCAGGTCTTTTTTCCTATAATGCTTTTTCAGTAACGACAGACCTTGCAACATCTAAGGCTGGTACTATTACTGCAAATGAAGATCGTTATATGGAATGGAAAACTATTGACGGGAGTTATGAAAATACTCAGCATGCCCAATGGGATACACTAGTTGAAGGGATATTCGATAAAAAACGTTTCTTAAATATTTTAAAGAATTTCATCTGTTTTTCTGGCGATACCAAAATTCTTGCGGCTTATCATCAGTATTATGCAGTTAATAAGGCTGTGGTGTCTACAGAACATGCAGCAGAAACCGAGGGGAAAGATCGTGGAAAAGGAGGGGTCTTCTGGCATACTCAAGGAAGCGGAAAATCTCTTTCCATGGTCTTTTATACCCATGAACTTCAAGAAGTTATGGGGTCACCAACGGTTGTTGTTATAACTGATCGGAATGATTTGGACAACCAGCTCTTCAGTCAGTTTTCAAAATGTAAAGATTTCTTACGGCAGGAACCAATTCAAGCTGGAAGCCGAGAACATCTAAAAAACCTCCTTTCCGACCGTAAGGCCAATGGTATTATCTTTACCACCATGCAAAAGTTTGAGGAGCTTGATGAACCTCTCTCAGAAAGAAGAAATATAGTCGTTATGGCTGATGAAGCCCATAGGGGACAATATGGACTCAGAGAAAAAGTAGATGCAAAGACTGGTAAAATCACAGTTGGAACAGCCCGTATCATTCGTGACCAGCTGCCAAATGCGACATATATTGGTTTTACAGGAACACCAATTTCTGCTAAGGACAAGTCTACAACTGAAGTTTTTGGAGACTATATTGATATCTATGATATGACCCAGGCTGTGGAAGACCGGGCTACTCGTCCAGTCTTTTATGAAAGTCGGGTTATCCATCTCAACCTGGATGATAATATTCTCAGAAAAATTGATGATGAATACGCCCTGATGGCAGATGAGGCTGAAGAATACGCTATTGAGAGAAGTAAGCGTGAGTTGGGTCGTTTGGAGTCTATTTTAGGCGCTGATCAGACGGTTGACGCCTTGGTTAAAGATATTATAGATCATTATGAGAACTTCCGGGAAAATGAGCTTACTGGTAAGGCCATGGTTGTTGCCTATTCTCGGCCAATTGCCATGAAGATTTATAAGAGAATGTTAGAACTCAGACCTTCTTGGAAAGAAAAGATTGGAGTTGTAATGACTTCAAACAATAATGACCCGGAAAATTGGCATGAAATAGTTGGAAATAAGCACCATAAAAATGAGATGGCCAGGAAATTTAAGGACAATGAAGATCCCTTTAAGATTGCCATTGTCGTTGACATGTGGCTGACTGGTTTTGATGTCCCGAGTCTTGCGACCATGTATGTCTATAAGCCGATGAAGGGTCATAATTTGATGCAGGCTATTGCTCGTGTAAACCGGGTTTATGGAGAAAAGGTAGGGGGTCTAGTTGTTGACTATATTGGTATAGCAGGGGCACTTAAAGAGGCTATGAATGACTATACCAAACGAGACAAGGGGAACTTTGGTGATCCGGATATCGCAAAAACAGCTCTTCCAAGATTTAAGGAAAAACTTGAATGTTGTCGGGAGCTTCTCTGTGGGTATGATTACTCAGGTATGTTCGCTGCTAGTACTACTGATTTGGCTCGTAGTCGACTTATCAGTGGAGGGACAAATTTTCTTCTGGCCCCACAAAGGCAGGATGAAAAAGAGAGATTTATTCGGGAGGCTACTCTACTTCGTCAAGCAGCTTCCCTATGTAGCTCGCTTTTAAGGCCTGAAGAGCGCTATGAACTTGCTTATTTTGAAGCGGTCCGAACTCTCCTCACTCGAATTACGGGAGCAGATAAGCCTCTTTCTTTCAGGGAAATTAATGAAAGAATTAATAATCTGATTGAGGCCAGTATCCACACCAAGGGTGTCATTAATCTTTTTTCTACAGCGGACAGTGATTTTTCTCTTTTTGATTCCAAATTTCTAGAAGAAGTTTCTAAGATGAAGGAGAAAAATATTGCTGTGGAGATCCTGAAAAAACTCTTGGTTGAGCAAATAAGAATCTATCAGCGAATTAACCTGGTTCAGTCAGAAAAATTTTCTGACAAACTTAGCCGTGCTATGAATACTTACATAAATGGTCTTTTGACTAATGAAGAGGTTATTAAAGAGCTTATGGACATGGCAAAAGATATGGTTAAACTTAGTAGGGAGGCAAATGAGTTAAATTTAACTCCTGAAGAACAGGCTTTCTACGATGCTTTAACCCAACCTAAAGCCGTAAAAGATTTTTATAATAATGACCAATTGTTGAATATGGTACATGAATTGACTGACATGCTTAGGAAAAACAGAACCATTGACTGGCAGTTGAAGGAATCTACACGTGCGGGAATGCGCAGGATGATTAAACGTCTTCTCCGTAAGTATAAGTATCCGCCAGAAGAGCAAGTGGAGGCTCTTAAAACAGTTCTGCGTCAAGCAGAGATGTGGGCTGATGCAGGCGAAGGAAGTTATAGTGATGAGGAAATAAGTAATAATTATTTATTTGCGGCTGAAGAAAATGGCTATTACTCTACAGTAGAATAA
- a CDS encoding MarR family transcriptional regulator, which yields MDYTKINGYLTHIFNNVLIIEEASLQSSQFSDVSIKEMHTIDSIGEAKVTTPSDIAKDLMVTVGTITVSLNRLEKKGYIERYRSESDRRVVNVSLTSRGRLLYRLHKKFHREMVKRLVAGLPDDSVKILQTGLENLNTFLEEIK from the coding sequence ATAGATTACACAAAAATCAATGGATATCTTACGCATATCTTCAATAATGTTTTAATTATTGAAGAAGCAAGCCTGCAATCGTCACAATTCTCAGATGTTTCAATAAAGGAAATGCACACTATCGATAGCATTGGTGAGGCAAAAGTTACAACGCCAAGTGACATAGCTAAGGATTTGATGGTAACGGTAGGAACCATAACCGTATCCTTAAATCGATTGGAGAAAAAAGGTTATATTGAGCGTTACCGAAGTGAAAGCGACAGACGAGTGGTCAATGTATCCTTGACCAGCCGAGGTAGACTACTTTACCGCCTGCATAAGAAGTTTCACCGGGAGATGGTCAAACGTTTGGTTGCCGGTTTACCGGATGATTCTGTAAAAATCCTCCAAACTGGCTTGGAAAACCTCAATACCTTTTTAGAGGAGATAAAATGA
- a CDS encoding restriction endonuclease subunit S, giving the protein MKTEPLETHSLKDLATIIDNRGKTPPLCPYSSFPLIDVRTLSGDTRIIDYKNAQKFIDEETFNNWFRSGHPHRYDTLISTVGSIGLLKMFLEEKGTIAQNIVALRPKYGNGIFLYQLLKNLQKKIQAYDIGSVQPSIKVTQFMRETVEIPIIEYVTSWENEVEALVLQIENNSKEIGFLEDLRDTLLPKLISGRIF; this is encoded by the coding sequence TTGAAAACAGAGCCATTAGAAACACACTCACTAAAAGATCTAGCAACTATTATAGATAACAGAGGAAAAACACCTCCTTTATGTCCCTATAGTTCATTCCCACTGATAGATGTTCGAACTTTAAGTGGGGACACAAGGATTATTGATTATAAAAATGCTCAAAAGTTTATAGACGAAGAAACTTTTAATAATTGGTTCCGAAGCGGTCATCCCCATCGTTATGACACTTTGATATCGACAGTTGGAAGTATTGGCTTGTTAAAAATGTTTTTGGAGGAGAAGGGGACAATTGCTCAAAATATTGTTGCGCTGCGTCCTAAATATGGCAATGGCATATTCCTTTATCAACTGTTAAAAAATTTACAGAAAAAGATACAAGCATATGACATTGGGTCAGTTCAACCAAGTATAAAAGTGACTCAATTCATGAGAGAAACAGTAGAAATTCCAATCATTGAGTATGTAACCTCCTGGGAAAATGAAGTCGAAGCTCTGGTTTTGCAGATCGAAAACAATTCTAAGGAAATAGGATTTTTGGAAGACCTTCGTGATACATTGCTTCCAAAACTTATCTCCGGCAGAATTTTTTAA